A genomic region of Colletotrichum destructivum chromosome 1, complete sequence contains the following coding sequences:
- a CDS encoding uncharacterized protein (Putative transcription factor domain, fungi) has protein sequence MQLQTSQDNVLHELGDPVLASQDNNTTAAFAEPYQDSFTQDLFASMDGVEFDFPWDDTRMLSSFLPNVPFESLQDEEANPLAGTRTRHWESLPNPPTQPEPLETGSESELASRLPSMEPERPEVMPLRVAPKHDHDRGSQQPQEQRQVHSVRPWKISPEDYTRILGTFAGIRAALPPSFSLPSKYTLSRCLEGYFRGFAIHLPFLHAVTFSAASTAPELLLALSAIGALYRFEPALAYGLYDVAQSLITWHMRQRTRPALDRLTNDQQQKPTTPRSSTGFATFPSSTPDASETCTDGGALQMLQAMIVLMAMASWGDQDLTRDALSMSSQVAMLARELKISDLETPPVPNQSWEEGLQHEKRRRTLFAAFSLLNLQSVAFNVPPLLLNQEIAINLPGCASSWQAPNAAEWSTLQDTHMPPRPFQEKLNELLAGGRIHHEAALSSFGNYALVHGLLQQVLLTRQASGSFVDGDGSLCNTFVETMHRAFHAWQESWEATYESTTDPSSPKGPLGFNATAILRLAYIRLHTNSGSGRHLILTQERATEAFCAKRVIRATDRSSRLDQAVLQCIHALSIPVRVGVAFVARTQTMNWSVEHALSNLECAVFLAQWLLVVSECVEASGLDTMRLDERRLVNTARSLVRETELRGHVDEKGQSHVVQVRNLAGLTVQLWAQIFSGHHVFDAVRLVSSQLSQLAGTLQSQ, from the coding sequence ATGCAGTTGCAGACGTCTCAAGACAACGTTCTCCACGAACTGGGCGATCCGGTTCTCGCTTCGCAGGATAACAATACCACAGCGGCATTTGCGGAACCATACCAGGATTCGTTCACACAGGACCTGTTCGCCAGTATGGATGGCGTCGAGTTTGACTTTCCATGGGACGACACTCGGATGTTGAGCTCCTTTTTGCCCAACGTGCCGTTCGAAAGCCtccaggacgaggaggcgaaCCCGCTAGCCGGTACAAGAACGCGGCATTGGGAGAGTTTACCAAACCCCCCAACCCAGCCGGAACCGCTAGAGACCGGGTCAGAGTCGGAACTGGCGTCGAGGTTGCCCTCGATGGAGCCCGAGAGACCCGAAGTCATGCCTCTGCGCGTTGCTCCAAAACACGACCATGACCGCGGGTCACAACAACCCCAAGAACAGAGACAGGTTCACTCAGTCCGGCCGTGGAAGATTTCTCCTGAAGACTACACCCGAATACTGGGAACCTTTGCCGGAATCCGCGCCGCATTAcccccttctttctctcttccgtCCAAGTACACGCTGTCTCGCTGTCTTGAAGGCTACTTCCGCGGGTTCGCCATCCATCTGCCTTTCCTACACGCCGTCACCTTCTCCGCCGCGTCCACCGCCCcggagcttctcctcgctcTGTCCGCCATCGGAGCCTTGTATCGATTTGAGCCTGCCCTGGCGTATGGGCTCTACGACGTCGCACAGTCTCTGATCACCTGGCACATGAGGCAACGGACCCGTCCCGCCCTGGATCGACTGACCAACGACCAGCAGCAAAAGCCCACGACACCAAGGTCGTCTACGGGGTTCGCTACCTTTCCCAGCTCGACTCCGGATGCATCCGAGACATGCACAGATGGCGGTGCTCTCCAGATGCTGCAAGCCATGATCGTACTCATGGCGATGGCATCGTGGGGCGATCAGGACCTTACACGAGACGCCCTCTCCATGTCCAGCCAGGTCGCCATGCTGGCCCGCGAGTTGAAGATATCCGATCTCGAAACACCTCCGGTCCCAAACCAGTCATGGGAAGAGGGCTTACAGCACGAGAAGCGCCGCAGGACACTTTTCGCCGCCTTCAGTCTTCTTAATCTGCAGTCCGTCGCCTTCAACGTGCCGCCGCTGCTTTTGAATCAGGAGATCGCCATCAACCTCCCGGGCTGCGCGTCGAGCTGGCAAGcgcccaacgccgccgagtgGTCTACGTTGCAGGACACGCAcatgccgccgaggccgttcCAGGAAAAGCTCAACGAGCTGCTCGCGGGAGGGCGCATCCACCACGAAGCCGCGCTCTCGTCTTTTGGCAACTACGCCCTCGTACACGGTCTCCTGCAGCAGGTCTTGTTGACTCGACAGGCGTCCGGATCCTTCGTCGACGGGGACGGCTCGTTGTGCAATACCTTTGTCGAGACCATGCATCGTGCATTCCACGCTTGGCAGGAATCCTGGGAGGCGACGTACGAGTCCACGACGGACCCCTCGTCCCCCAAGGGGCCTCTGGGATTCAACGCAACCGCCATCCTTCGCTTGGCCTACATACGACTGCATACCAACTCTGGCTCCGGCCGACACCTGATCCTTACGCAAGAGAGAGCGACAGAGGCCTTTTGTGCTAAGCGCGTTATCAGGGCCACCGACAGGTCGAGTCGCCTGGACCAAGCCGTCCTGCAGTGTATCCATGCCCTAAGCATACCCGTCAGGGTCGGCGTCGCGTTTGTGGCGCGCACCCAGACGATGAACTGGAGCGTCGAGCACGCCCTGAGCAACCTGGAATGCGCCGTCTTTCTGGCCCAGTGGCTTCTTGTCGTGTCCGAGTGCGTCGAGGCGTCCGGCCTCGACACGATGCGGCTTGATGAGCGCAGGCTGGTAAATACGGCCAGGAGCTTGGTGCGGGAAACGGAACTTCGGGGCCATGTGGACGAGAAAGGCCAGAGCCATGTCGTTCAGGTCAGAAACCTGGCCGGCTTGACAGTGCAGTTGTGGGCGCAGATATTCAGTGGCCACCACGTGTTCGACGCCGTTCGACTGGTTAGTAGTCAGTTGTCACAATTAGCTGGCACTCTACAAAGTCAGTAG
- a CDS encoding Putative tyrosinase copper-binding domain, di-copper centre-containing domain superfamily: MHALTLGLLAIQAASAVLGNPVPQTDDGAAAAAEGVEKLAALAQSAYEKSEEMISSGEIQKRGSSCSLGNIKIRREWGSLRREEKLDYVKAVQCLQSKPARSPSDIVPGAKNRFDDFVATHINQTFTIHFTGTFLSWHRYYTWLYEEALREECGYKGTQPYWDWAKTAVTGVDNSPIFDGSETSMSGNGEFIPNQGDIILTNPDGSEAARLPSGTGGGCVTTGPFKNMSVNLGPLALSLPGGGTEINPDGLFAYNPRCLKRDLTTAINRMYSNASAVLHNILVPQDVGKFQLEMQGDPETGTMGMGIHGGGHFTLGGDPGRDFFVSPSDPAFYLHHANIDRVWWMWQMLSPNDRQFAEDAVMGTNTFLNQPPSANTTLDDILEYGYAAGPPLKIRDTLSTFAGPFCYLYL, translated from the exons ATGCACGCTCTGacccttggccttctcgccaTCCAAGCGGCTTCCGCTGTTCTGGGCAACCCTGTCCCTCAGACCGACGatggagccgccgccgcagccgagggcgtcgagaagctcgctGCCCTCGCCCAGTCCGCCTACGAGAAGTCGGAGGAGATGATCAGCAGCGGAGAGATCCAGAAGCGCGGAAGTTCCTGTTCACTGGGCAACATCAAGATCCGCCGGGAATG GGGGTCCCTCCGTagagaggagaagctcgactACGTCAAGGCAGTGCAGTGCCTCCAGTCCAAGCCTGCGCGTTCCCCCTCCGACATAGTTCCTGGTGCCAAGAACCGGTTCGACGACTTTGTCGCCACGCACATCAACCAGACCTTCACCATCCACTTCACCGGGACTTTCTTGTCATGGCACCGATATTACACCTGGCTGTATGAAGAGGCGCTCCGAGAGGAGTGCGGCTACAAGGGCACCCAGCCG TACTGGGATTGGGCCAAGACCGCCGTCACTGGCGTCGACAACTCACCAATCTtcgacggcagcgagacGTCCATGTCTGGCAACGGAGAGTTTATCCCTAACCAAGGCGACATCATCCTCACCAACCCGGACGGCTCCGAAGCCGCTCGTCTGCCTTCCGGCACCGGCGGTGGATGTGTCACCACCGGCCCTTTCAAGAACATGTCCGTCAACCTCGGGcctctcgccctctctctcccggGCGGGGGCACCGAGATAAACCCGGACGGGCTGTTCGCCTACAACCCTCGCTGCCTCAAGCGCGACCTGACCACCGCCATCAACCGCATGTACTCCAACGCCTCGGCAGTGCTTCACAACATCCTTGTGCCTCAGGACGTCGGGAAGTTCCAGCTCGAGATGCAGGGTGACCCCGAGACCGGGACCATGGGGATGGGTATCCACGGAGGCGGCCACTTT ACTCTGGGCGGCGATCCTGGCCGCGACTTCTTCGTGTCGCCCTCGGACCCTGCGTTCTATCTCCACCACGCGAACATCGACCGGGTCTGGTGGATGTGGCAGATGTTGTCTCCTAACGACCGTCAGTttgccgaggatgccgtCATGGGGACCAACACGTTCCTGAACCAGCCCCCCAGCGCCAACACGACTTTGGACGACATTCTCGAGTACGGGTATGCTGCTGGACCTCCTCTGAAGATCCGCGATACTCTGAGCACTTTCGCCGGGCCGTTCTGCTATCTGTATTTGTAA